A section of the Felis catus isolate Fca126 chromosome B2, F.catus_Fca126_mat1.0, whole genome shotgun sequence genome encodes:
- the MUC21 gene encoding mucin-21 isoform X2 yields the protein MYKGHIILKCWLLLHLLLLETGVTPSAFSTSGTTSGGTSITSSTKSSTASGGTSTISNTGSSVISSGTSIASSTVSSTTSGGNSTVANTGSSTSGVTSMVFNTGSSVTFSGTSIASSTRSSTTSGGTSIAVNTGSSTTSDGTSTASNTESSVTSSGSSTTSNTESSTTSGGTSTPVNTGSITTSGGTSTASSTESSVTYSSSSTTSKTETSTPSVGTSIPVNTGSSTTSGRTSTTSQTRPSVTSSGSGITSNTESSTTSRRSSTPVNSGSSEASGGTNIASNTGSSTTSGGTSMPANTGSSTTSSGISTAASPGSGEISSRTSVASNTGSSVTSSGTSTAANIVSSATTGSSGTHSPTGTHTTSNGTSATTSVNEVTPSGSLKPWEIFLITLVSVVVAVGFFAGLFLCVRYSLSLRNVFDTAVYRPHGSNLGMDPEGYHGVHYSSSWRPNWFWRRPVPSIAMEMRRRYNGP from the exons ATGTACAAAGGACACATTATCCTTAAGTGTTGGCTACTATTGCATCTCCTACTTTTAGAAACTG GTGTAACACCCAGTGCGTTTAGCACATCAGGCACAACTTCTGGTGGGACCAGTATAACCTCCAGCACTAAATCCAGCACAGCCTCTGGTGGAACCAGTACAATCTCCAACACTGGATCTAGTGTGATTTCTAGTGGAACAAGTATAGCCTCTAGTACTGTATCCAGCACAACCTCTGGAGGGAACAGCACAGTTGCTAATACTGGATCGAGCACATCTGGTGTGACCAGTATGGTCTTCAACACTGGATCTAGTGTGACTTTTAGTGGAACCAGTATAGCCTCCAGTACTAGATCCAGCACAACCTCTGGAGGGACCAGCATAGCTGTCAATACTGGATCCAGCACAACATCTGATGGGACCAGTACAGCTTCCAACACTGAATCCAGTGTGACGTCCAGTGGTTCCAGCACAACCTCCAATACTGAATCTAGCACAACCTCTGGAGGGACCAGCACACCTGTCAACACTGGATCCATCACAACATCTGGTGGGACCAGTACAGCCTCCAGCACTGAGTCCAGTGTGACCTACAGTAGTTCCAGCACAACCTCCAAGACCGAAACTAGCACACCCTCTGTAGGGACCAGCATACCTGTCAACACTGGATCCAGCACAACCTCTGGCAGAACTAGTACAACCTCCCAAACTAGACCCAGTGTGACTTCCAGTGGGTCTGGCATAACCTCCAATACTGAATCTAGCACAACCTCCAGAAGGAGTAGTACACCTGTTAACAGTGGATCCAGTGAAGCCTCAGGTGGGACCAATATAGCCTCCAACACTGGATCCAGCACAACTTCTGGTGGGACCAGCATGCCTGCTAATACTGGATCCAGTACAACCTCCAGTGGGATAAGCACAGCTGCCAGTCCTGGATCTGGTGAGATCTCCAGCAGGACCAGTGTAGCCTCCAACACTGGATCTAGTGTGACTTCCAGTGGGACCAGCACAGCTGCCAACATTGTATCCAGTGCAACCACAGGAAGCTCTGGCACACATTCTCCAACTGGAACACACACAACTTCCAATGGCACGAGTGCTACAACTTCAGTGAATGAAGTGACACCCAGTGGGTCCCTGAAACCATGGGAAATCTTCCTCATTACTCTGGTCTCTGTTGTAGTGGCTGTGGGATTCTTTGCtgggctcttcctctgtgtg AGATATTCCCTGTCTCTGAGAAACGTCTTTGACACAGCTGTCTACCGTCCCCATGGCTCCAACCTTGGCATGGACCCTGAAGGGTATCACGGAGTCCACTACAGCTCTAGTTGGAGGCCTAACTGGTTCTGGAGGAGACCAGTACCCTCAATAGCCATGGAGATGAGAAGGAGATACAATGGGCCCTGA
- the MUC21 gene encoding mucin-21 isoform X1, giving the protein MYKGHIILKCWLLLHLLLLETAGVTPSAFSTSGTTSGGTSITSSTKSSTASGGTSTISNTGSSVISSGTSIASSTVSSTTSGGNSTVANTGSSTSGVTSMVFNTGSSVTFSGTSIASSTRSSTTSGGTSIAVNTGSSTTSDGTSTASNTESSVTSSGSSTTSNTESSTTSGGTSTPVNTGSITTSGGTSTASSTESSVTYSSSSTTSKTETSTPSVGTSIPVNTGSSTTSGRTSTTSQTRPSVTSSGSGITSNTESSTTSRRSSTPVNSGSSEASGGTNIASNTGSSTTSGGTSMPANTGSSTTSSGISTAASPGSGEISSRTSVASNTGSSVTSSGTSTAANIVSSATTGSSGTHSPTGTHTTSNGTSATTSVNEVTPSGSLKPWEIFLITLVSVVVAVGFFAGLFLCVRYSLSLRNVFDTAVYRPHGSNLGMDPEGYHGVHYSSSWRPNWFWRRPVPSIAMEMRRRYNGP; this is encoded by the exons ATGTACAAAGGACACATTATCCTTAAGTGTTGGCTACTATTGCATCTCCTACTTTTAGAAACTG CAGGTGTAACACCCAGTGCGTTTAGCACATCAGGCACAACTTCTGGTGGGACCAGTATAACCTCCAGCACTAAATCCAGCACAGCCTCTGGTGGAACCAGTACAATCTCCAACACTGGATCTAGTGTGATTTCTAGTGGAACAAGTATAGCCTCTAGTACTGTATCCAGCACAACCTCTGGAGGGAACAGCACAGTTGCTAATACTGGATCGAGCACATCTGGTGTGACCAGTATGGTCTTCAACACTGGATCTAGTGTGACTTTTAGTGGAACCAGTATAGCCTCCAGTACTAGATCCAGCACAACCTCTGGAGGGACCAGCATAGCTGTCAATACTGGATCCAGCACAACATCTGATGGGACCAGTACAGCTTCCAACACTGAATCCAGTGTGACGTCCAGTGGTTCCAGCACAACCTCCAATACTGAATCTAGCACAACCTCTGGAGGGACCAGCACACCTGTCAACACTGGATCCATCACAACATCTGGTGGGACCAGTACAGCCTCCAGCACTGAGTCCAGTGTGACCTACAGTAGTTCCAGCACAACCTCCAAGACCGAAACTAGCACACCCTCTGTAGGGACCAGCATACCTGTCAACACTGGATCCAGCACAACCTCTGGCAGAACTAGTACAACCTCCCAAACTAGACCCAGTGTGACTTCCAGTGGGTCTGGCATAACCTCCAATACTGAATCTAGCACAACCTCCAGAAGGAGTAGTACACCTGTTAACAGTGGATCCAGTGAAGCCTCAGGTGGGACCAATATAGCCTCCAACACTGGATCCAGCACAACTTCTGGTGGGACCAGCATGCCTGCTAATACTGGATCCAGTACAACCTCCAGTGGGATAAGCACAGCTGCCAGTCCTGGATCTGGTGAGATCTCCAGCAGGACCAGTGTAGCCTCCAACACTGGATCTAGTGTGACTTCCAGTGGGACCAGCACAGCTGCCAACATTGTATCCAGTGCAACCACAGGAAGCTCTGGCACACATTCTCCAACTGGAACACACACAACTTCCAATGGCACGAGTGCTACAACTTCAGTGAATGAAGTGACACCCAGTGGGTCCCTGAAACCATGGGAAATCTTCCTCATTACTCTGGTCTCTGTTGTAGTGGCTGTGGGATTCTTTGCtgggctcttcctctgtgtg AGATATTCCCTGTCTCTGAGAAACGTCTTTGACACAGCTGTCTACCGTCCCCATGGCTCCAACCTTGGCATGGACCCTGAAGGGTATCACGGAGTCCACTACAGCTCTAGTTGGAGGCCTAACTGGTTCTGGAGGAGACCAGTACCCTCAATAGCCATGGAGATGAGAAGGAGATACAATGGGCCCTGA